In the Archocentrus centrarchus isolate MPI-CPG fArcCen1 chromosome 11, fArcCen1, whole genome shotgun sequence genome, GCATACTTACAGTAGAGCGCATTAGTGCTCTACTGCCACATATATTACATGTGTGAGGAAACTCACGTCGACTTGTTTGGAATtagtttgtgcttcattttttgttttcaggaggaaatgctgtttttcaaaaaaattaaaaatcagttgAATATGAATGCGTAAATATATTAATGACCACTTGACACCTATCTCATTCAGGCACAGCAGAAAAGAAGCTGGAGGCAGATTAttcttttaaagtttatttCGAAAAAGGTGTtacatgcttttatttaaaaatcaaacctaTTATTTACAATGATACATCTTAATAAATATGTTCTCCCTATGGTGTTTGGGGGCTGAAACATATTTAGTAAACAACAAAGGAGACTGTGTGTTCGCCTCGTTTGCTGCCCACTTGATGACCCCTTTAGTTAAAAGGAAATATGGATTAGACATGAGAAGAGAGAGGGGCAGAAAATCAAAACTATTCGCTTTCACCTTAGTTTCAGTATGAGAAATAATTTGAACTATGTTCTAATTATCTTTAAGCCcaaataattgttttaattaaaattatctGATACTAAAGTTAAAACCTGTTAgtacaaaacaaactgaaactgaacaaaACCATATGTGGAAGCTGAAAACATAGagtatgaaaaagaaaaaaaaaatctattattaTGAAGATATTTCCAAATATACTGTATCATGTTTCTTTATTGGTGTGCTGCAAATTATGTGTATAAAATAGTCTTTTTCGATGTTACAGTACAAAGTTCTCTGAACTGTTTTGTCAAACAGCCACTGTTAATGCTTTTATCACACaagtttggattaaaaaaatggaATAAGCAGTTTACACAACAGTGCGAGCCCAGCTGGTTGAGATGTACCCAAAACAGTGAAGTATACATGGCAGCAGTCAGAACTGTACACAATTTGATTAAAGAACATAGAAACGAATTTTACAGCAAGATGAGAAGAACAGGGTGAAAGGGACGTAAATCCACAGAAAGCAGCGATCTTCTTCTTTTAACTTAACAGGTTTTAGAGTCAGAATTCCAGACAGATTTATCCGAGATGTATAGAGGCGCTTTAAGAGGAGTGGAGGAAGCGGTTGAAGGCGTTGTAGGCCGATTCCAGATCAAAGAGCATCTGGCGCACCTGATTATCATCCAACTCATCTGAGGCCGACATGCTGCTCAGGGTGGTCAACCTGTTGGAAAAATGACAATTAAGAAAAATACATGTTCTTATTGTTAAGTCTGAATATGTCAAAGATCAGTCGCTGTGCTCTAAACCAGGAAATTATAGTTGGGCGAATGCTCAGCTGCAACACGCGTGATCAGCGGAACTATCATAGTTTCAAAGACACTACAGAATAACTACACAataactaccgtattttccggactatagagcgcaccatactataagccgcacctacaaattttttggaaaaaactggaaacgtacatatataagccgcaccgggctataagccgctggtatctccgccgctctcggttttccacaattactcggcactcagcagagggggacagacaaccccaaatttgagttataacaagtcaattcaccattgattcgttcacgccgagcttacgtgcagcggctctatttccctcctgtagtgccaggtcgatagccctcaacttaaaagcggcatcataggaagttctttttgtggtttccatgatgagggagtttgaaaaaaatctcttttgtgcctgctgctagcacttgttggcgctttcttctttgatttccaactttgacgtcccatgattcatatcctgctaaagagccccctggtggttaaagaaaaatccacagaaacgccgcaccgggctataagccgcatggttcaaaacgtgggaaaaaagtagcggcttatagtccgaaaaatacggtacatgtCTATATTTGTTATGACCCCACTACTGTACTTTAGGTTTTTGGGCCTCAATTTATGTGGCATGCTATACAAtgactggccactttgttaggtacacctattAAAGTgcttattaatgcaaatatctaatcagtcaatcataTGGtaacaactcagtgcatttagacatgtacacatggtcaagatgacctgctgaagttcaaactgagcatcagaatggaagaagaaaggtgatttaagtgactttgagtgtggcatggttgttggtgccagacaggctggtcagGGTACTACTGggaatttcagaaactgttgatctactATGAAACACGCGACCTactgcagcagaagaccacattgGGTGCcactcaagaacaggaaactgaggctacaatttgcatggGTTGACCAAAATTGGACTCTAGAGGACTGGAAAAAGGAGTCTGAATTTCTGCTCcatggcagggtcagaatttgatgtaacataaaaacataggtccatcctgccttgtattaatgtttcaggctgctgtggtggtgtaatggtctGGGGGATATTTgcttggcacattttgggcccattagtaccaactgagcatcatttaaaccccACAGCCTGCCTgcgtattgttgctgaccatgtccatccctttatgaccacagtgttcttctgatggctgcttccagcaggataacacgccATGTGGCAaaactcagatcatctcaaactggtttcttgaacatgacaatgagttcactgtaatcGAAAGGCCTCCACAGtgaccagatctcaatccaacagagcacctttgggatgtggtagaacgggagagtcacatcatggatgagcagctgacaaatctgcagcaactgtatgATGCTAtgacatgaaccaaaatctgaACACAAAAGGGGGTCAAACCCACTACCAAGCAAAGTGTCCAGTGGTACAGATTCTAAACTGTAACGTGAGCcatcaaaaacaaaattgcAGCAACTACTTTTACAGATGTTAAAAGACGAAAACAGCTTAACAGACTCAGAATTAAAATAGATTTAGCACTGACATGTACTGTAGGTCTGTCAATGAATAttctaaaaaatataattgGAAAAATAGCAgacatttaattttgaaaatataTTCAGTTGTGGGGTGGGGATGGGGGGCAGCACTAACAGCAGCGATCTGTCTCCTGATCTGCATAGAATGCAAATCTGGGTTTCTAATGGGAAACCTGTTCAATCCAGTCCTACCAAGGGAAATAACTGAGCACTACCGACCCACCATACCGCACACTGTGTGTCAGATGTGTGCCATATCTGCACATTTCAGGACTGGTCATGCTCTTTATGATCAACAACACAAAGAGCACAAACTGTGTGGCTTAGTGTTACTAACCAGAGACTGACTTTGTCCTTGGCCTCTGAGTCTGGAGGCATGTTACTCATTCTGTTCATAGTTTCCATCAGTTCCCTCAGGTCTGGTTGAATctggacaaattaaaaaaaaaatagtatgtTGAAAATTCACTTGtttatttataacattttaaacatatttataaaTTTACCTCATCCATGGCCCTGATCTCCAGTCTCAGCTTGTCCATCACAGTGATGAAGAGCTAAAGGTTGGAGAGGGATGagacaaaatatttttctagTTTAAGAGTCAGCAATGAGAAATATGCTTCAGGACACACAGTCCTAGTCAGTATCTCACTGAGTTTAttggtttgtctgttttagGAGCTGAGCCTGCATTTTTACAGACTGATCAAATGCTGAGCCAAATTGAATGAAACCAATTTGGCCGCTCAGCTCAAACTGAGCACACTAaatccttttttatttaaaaaaaaaaaaaaaaagactgcaacAATTTAAATTCTGGCTGGCATCCTAAATAAGTAGCTCTTTTACACCAGCTGACAAGAATGATTAATATAGTTTTGGGGACATACTGAAACTATATCTGCAATGCAGCGGTTCAGGTTGCCCTTGTCATCCTTGATGGTGATTGGTCGATCCTCCTTGATCCGTTCCATTGCCAGCGGGCAGTCAAGCTGGGAAAACAAATGACAACAAGATGACGTTACAAAAATACAACtgttaaaaatctaattttcatAAAATCATTCGCACTCCAGATGAGCTCTCACTCTGTATTTCCTGCAGAAGTCATCGATGGAGCCCACGTCAGAGCCCTGCACCTGTTTGAAAGCAGCCTTATACTGAACCAAGAGTCTGGAGCATGAGGCGGTGTACCTGAAACCAACATATCGttcacattaataaaaaaaaacatacagctAAACTCACAGGTGACATTTTTAATATGATCTGAATTATTACTCACTCATTAGGTGTTACACAGTCTTTGATGTAAGCCTTCTCCAGGGCCTGCAGCGTTTTGACGACAGCAAACAACTCTGCCATGTTGTCATACCTTCAGAAACAGGATTGTTACAACACGTGTAACATATTAAATCCACAGTTTATCAAGTGATAATGGTCACTGATAACATATCAAGCACTTACTTTTCTCGTTCCCTTGCATTTTTGTATAATTTCACCTCCTGAAATGACAAAATTCTTGACAGTTATCCTTAACAGCTGGGATATCACATAATTCTGATACCATTCCCAGCTTTAGTTCATGTTTTCTGAACCACGGGCATTAatgttataaaaacaaacaaacaaatacagttTTCTTGGGGAAATTTTAGCAGACTAATTGGAATTATTAAATAAGATAATTATCACTGTCtgaatttttttatgtttctttaagaagaagaagaagaaacagcctttattgtcccacagaggggaaatttgggtgtaacagcagccgcagttattataaatataaataaagatataataattcacactattaagaaaagaatatatataaaatcaacaaacaatattaaccttaatactactaataataataataacactatatacaatgtacatgatgtgcctgtgtgtttaaaatattttttaaaaatctcattCAACTGTTTACCTCGTATAGCTCAGGTTTATTTGCTGGAGCtgtgaaaaggaaaacaacatcATGAAATATTACTGCCGTTTTCTGTTGGAAAGACGATTATTATATAAAcacaataattaaataattaaactgtATACACAGGATCGATCTGAATGTCTTACCTCCTCCTACTCCTCCAGAGACTGGTATCCCATGGAACATGATGATGTATTAAAACGTGacctgaaatttttttttacagttttccaTAATTGTGACTAAACATGTTCAGGCAGATACAACAGTAACAAATACTTGGTATCAGATACATTTCCAATACAAACACTGCTGCTGTAATGATAATTAAGAGAAGTGTAATGGCAGAAAACAGACCAAAGAATTGTTAAAACTCACTTTCTGGATTATCACTTTTAATACTTAATGTGAATACGATCACAGGACAGTAACACTGCTACAACTTCACATCAACAAGCCACAGTTAGTGTAACTCTTTATTGGGGAaatccttgtttttgtttttttttattttttaggcaATCCACCAGTAACATAAGAGTGGCTCCACAGTGTAGTTGTTTGCACATTCACCCAACAACCAAAAGGTCCCTGGTTTAATTCCAGGAAGAGACAAATCCTTTGGGGCTGTGTTGGGAAGGCTGTCCGATGAACATAAATCTACCACAAAAGTCATTTGtctggttttcttttgtttggttttctctgtattattttagggtctttacaatataaagcgccttaaggcgattgtttgttgtaatttggcagtatataaataaaactgagttgaatCGAACTGAAAGGTAGGGGCCAAAGGTTAattttttctactttaattTGTCATCTGTCTCTTTGAACTCTGTATGtaaataattttcaaaataaaactcttaAACTTAGCTTCTTCGATGCCCAGTTTTAATAAAGACTGGAAGTGTCGCTCCACAtgaacagacttttttttgccgttcagaaaacaaaaaaaacgtcTGATTATCATCAGACTAGCTAACGTAGTTTCACAATGAGgccacagtgaaattaaaaacGTTTCTACGTCAAAGAGAGACATTCAGCAGAATAAAAGCGCCgatccactgtttatttctAATGATTAAAGCTGATCAGCCACCAGTTTCATGTTTAGCCGAACCGACTAGTTAGCTACGGAGGCTAGCTCGCCAGCACTTCCTATTATTTCTAAACTCTGAGCCGCTCAGGCAGCTGTTTATAAACATCGAGATTTATATTACTGATCATTACTGATAGAACAGCTGGTAATTTCGTAACATATTCGCACTATTTCAATAAAAGAGTTTaataaatgacattaaaaacacTTCACTCACCCTGTCGAAAAAAGCTACGATGACGTCAATGTAAACACACCCTCTACGCGTGGACCAGTAGACGTCAAAATATTAGGTGTCCAGCGCGCCCAACTGAAAATGAAGACTATTGTTACGGgaaatattattatttgaaaataaatgcatgtttatAATGCATAACTATTGTGTGACcttttatatattataaatttaaattaactttcaCATTAAATGTCGCATTTTAGCTACGAATACATTTAGGCATTTTCACACAGTCAAACATCAGGGGCAGCCCGTCCTGAAGGCGGCAGATTGAACCGAGTACTAGCATCGCAATAGAAATCGTCAGTGGACGTAACTAAAGTtatacactgtttaaaaaacGCAAAGGAAATCTAAAACCATTTCTCTGCAACTTTACGAGgtcagtataaaaaaaaaaaaacgatatgATCATCTGTGTCGTAAAGTGATCGTAAATAACGCTGTATTTAAAAATCGTCTGCTGTAGCTAACTCTGAGGAAAGGCAGCATTATGGAGTGAACGAATGACATGCAAATAGTCTTTAAAGTATAGAGATTGCTTATTTAAAATTAATGACGAGCCTACCCTGTTTataaaaaactttttatttaataCAGAGCAGATTTTTCCTTCGCTGTCCATCATGAAGACCTCTGATCACGAGGAATGTGGTGTTTGGCTAGAAACTGTGGAGCTGAAAGGAAAAGCTAAAAAGGTAATTGTGTAAGCAAGCTCTAAACACCGACTGAGCAGTTAATTAATACATTGAAGTGCTGATCAGTAGCGTCTGACTTTATTACTATGTTTACACTTTTTGCTCTGCTCGTTTTCTTTTTTAGAAGAGCCGTGCCCGGCCCATTTCCAAACTGCTGAATCCCTTTTCTGAAGGTGCTGGATACAGTTTGGCAGTGGCACTCAACTTCACTCAGACCAAAATAGAAATGccaaaaaccaaacagagcTCGATATCAACCTTCTTCACAGCTCAGCGAAGAGGTAAGCAACTAAGAGTTTGTCATACTGAGTAAAATCCTTCTGAATCTACTATAGCCACAGGCTGCCGACGTGCTTTAGTGTGCACTCACcggacacttcattaggtacaccttgctagtaccaggttggaccgcATTTCCCTTTAGAACTGAGATTTAacagatttaacaaggtgctggaaacattcctcagagattttgggcCTTACCGACATgaaagcatcacacagttgctgctgatttcatgatgtgaatctcctgttccaccacatcgtgccaaattctgaccttacTATCtgagtgtcacagcagaaatcttCTGTTCTGTTGtgcaattttggtgagcctcagtttcctgctcttagttgacaggagtggcacctggtatggtcttctgctgctgtagcccatctgcttcagtgtttgatgtgttgtccattagagatgctcttctgcataccttggttatttgagttactgttgccttcctaccAGCTCAAAGGAGTtatggatattttctctttttcagaccattctctctaaactctaaagatgtttgtgtgggaaaatcccagcagatcagcactttctgaaatactcagaccagcccatctgatgccaacaaccatgtcacatTCAAACTCACTTAAATCAACTTTCTTCCATATtctaatgctcagtttgaacttcagcaggtcgtcttgaccattGTCTACATTCCTTAatacactgagttgctgccacatgattggctgattagatatttgcgttaacgagcagttgaacaggtgtacctaatgaagtgactgGTGAATGTGTAAGCTAATACAGTAAattttttgattttgtgttaacaaaatgtttttttttaatatatatatatactttctTCCAAAAGTCCTGAATAAGATTTCCACTTCTGAGCTACCAAACATGGATCCAGTGCAGCCTCTTTCATCGTTTGACTCCACTACAGCCACAGGATCGGGGCGAAAACGAGGGCGTGATGTTGACTTTAAACCTGTTTTGAATCCTGAGTGGAAAAGGGAAAATGTGACTGAGAAGGAAGCAGAATTATGGCAGAAGCGGTCAGAAAACTATTCACCTTCGCAAAGCATATACTGTGAATCTAAAGAAGAGACGCCTGAAGAGTGTGAACCACCACAGAGTAAGAGGAGGCTCTCTGATCCCACCTTTACAACAGATGACAGTCAACCTCTGCCACAGGCGTGGAGTCAGGACCCACTGTTCACTTTTAGTCAGTACATTGAAAATGACTTTCATCAAACTAACCACAAATGCACCACAGTGAAGAACTTTAGTAGAACTGAGCCAAGTTTCCTGAACAGTCTACAGAATGAGGAGGTCTTTAGAAATCTGATAGATGCAGAAGAAAGAACCTCAACTCAAAAATCTTTCAAACACCTTCATTCATCTCAGATGATtgatgagaaagaaaacagcaggcCGCTGTCTTATAATTCCCCAAGCACGCGCTCATCTACCTCCTGTTTTAGACCCTTTTCAAATCATAAGTGGACAGAACCAAAAACTGCTTCACCTCGGAAAAACACAGATCAGCTGTGGAAAAAGCCTGCCAAAGAAGAGAGCTCTGCCTCACAGATCAAGTGGACAAAACCGATTACGTCTCCTCTTAAAAGACAAGCACCACAGCAGGGAAGCAGGGAGGTTGATGAGGACAGTTTGGCCACTTTGTTCACTCAGGACTCTGAAGGCTTCAGGGTGATCGCACATAGAAGTCTGCAAACCAGGAGTCCTCTCAAAGATCAGAGTAATGTCAGCACTGGAGTGGTGAGTTCTTACAAGTCTCTGTTGGAGGagaatgaagaggatgaagagatgCTCTTTACTCAAGACTCTCAGGGAAATGTAGTGatcaaacactgaaaaacacctTTTAAATGTACTACACATTTTAGATGCCATCTTTAGTACAAATATGTGGATTTTTGGAGGATAAAGTGttgaaaaatcatttttaacatCCACATTGGACATACAGTTCAACAGCATGACCATAAACTGtgtataaataaaagatggatgtgggATTTATGCGtgagaagtgccttaaacctgcattctttttaatggccagcagggggcaggtCATGGACTGATAAAAGTAGATTACTTGCAAGTCAGGGAAGTGAGCTTTCAGCACCTTTGATCTATGACCCCATTTAATTACTTTAATgaggagtttatggtctcatttGCTTCTTTTAGGTCCTGCTTAATATgtgattttgtaaattatgggcCCCATTAGAGATGTTTATATTTATGCGAGCCCATTAGACAAGTTGCTAAAATATGAGTATCCGGTGTCCCTGGGTTTCTCACTGTCACATCCTGTTTCAAAACACTAAGATGGTGAAGTCAAAAAGCTCAGCGTGAGAATTTAAGATGGGCCTTCAGTAACCAgtgagtgacatcacagtggctacctcttttatatacagtctgtgaatCTGGCAATGCACTGCGTGTCCATGACGGCATGCATCAAACCTGGTTTTGAAGTGTTTATTCCACGCAAGGTGTTGTGGCAATCCAGAAGGGCCAAATATCATCAGTTCTTAAACCTGTCTATATCACATCTTAGTTTACAGGAGTGAGCTTGAGAACAGCCTGTTCTTCTGTACGTTCCCAGagattttattctttgtttctgtATTCCATGCTGTAACTTCTTTTTGTTGTGATGTTGTTTCtctcacacaaaataaaactcttaACAAGCCAGAACTGAGaggtttttactttattttaaaaaggacaCAGAAttacatcaattttttttttttcttgtaaattaTTTCTTAGTATCAACATTTCATTTGTCCTATGCTGGTGCTGTGTGCTACAAAATAAGAGTTGTATACAAAGTACAATAAAGAAGCACTCAAAGGTAAGTGTTAccactgctgctactgctgaTACGTTATACAGTAAAAGAAATTAGGAGCCAGGTGATTAATCATTTCAATCACAACAGCAGGCGTCAGTGCAGAATAAGGAGATCGTTACTGCATGTACTTCACAGTGAAACATCACTACATAACTGCTGGCCACTATACACATTAAAGAGGTGCTGGCAGCACTTTATAAGATGGAAAATATACCGCATACACTTATTTGCTTTTCTGTATTTATATGTAGTGCAGTTTTTAGGCTTTCTGCAATCAGTGTGAGTACACTATGATTGTGGGAATcctgtaacatttaaaaaatatattttaaggaGACTGAGATCTAATGATGAGAgtatctttaaaatattttttcaacaGCTACACTTCCTTACATTAATGTTGGTGTTGCTTTGGCACAGAAATGTAGGTGTGCTCCGGTTTGTGACACTTAGACCAGAGACATTCTTCACGACTAGTGCGGGGTTGTGTTATAGAGGCAAGAAAACTCAACTTACTGACTGGTTCATTACAGTCAACAGCTGCAGAAGTGCTGGAGAAACCTCTTATGAAGTCACAAATAGAGCAGCAAAGATTAGACTAAACATTAATCTAGGCGCCTGTTAGAAAATCCCTTTCATATATCTGAGTGATGAGATCAGGtggatggaaaaaataaatttgtgtgcgTGTGGTGATGATAAAGTTAGCCTGCGATCTCTGTGGGTTCTGTCACCAGTTTGACTCCATTCCAAACAGTCTTGAACTGCTCCGGGACTGGGAA is a window encoding:
- the vps28 gene encoding vacuolar protein sorting-associated protein 28 homolog, whose amino-acid sequence is MFHGIPVSGGVGGAPANKPELYEEVKLYKNAREREKYDNMAELFAVVKTLQALEKAYIKDCVTPNEYTASCSRLLVQYKAAFKQVQGSDVGSIDDFCRKYRLDCPLAMERIKEDRPITIKDDKGNLNRCIADIVSLFITVMDKLRLEIRAMDEIQPDLRELMETMNRMSNMPPDSEAKDKVSLWLTTLSSMSASDELDDNQVRQMLFDLESAYNAFNRFLHSS
- the aunip gene encoding uncharacterized protein aunip; translated protein: MKTSDHEECGVWLETVELKGKAKKKSRARPISKLLNPFSEGAGYSLAVALNFTQTKIEMPKTKQSSISTFFTAQRRVLNKISTSELPNMDPVQPLSSFDSTTATGSGRKRGRDVDFKPVLNPEWKRENVTEKEAELWQKRSENYSPSQSIYCESKEETPEECEPPQSKRRLSDPTFTTDDSQPLPQAWSQDPLFTFSQYIENDFHQTNHKCTTVKNFSRTEPSFLNSLQNEEVFRNLIDAEERTSTQKSFKHLHSSQMIDEKENSRPLSYNSPSTRSSTSCFRPFSNHKWTEPKTASPRKNTDQLWKKPAKEESSASQIKWTKPITSPLKRQAPQQGSREVDEDSLATLFTQDSEGFRVIAHRSLQTRSPLKDQSNVSTGVVSSYKSLLEENEEDEEMLFTQDSQGNVVIKH